The Ochrobactrum sp. BTU1 DNA segment ACCTATGATGAAGCTGCTAACGCAGTGCATGCGCTTGCAGAGGCGGGAATTGCGGAAGAGGACACTTGTCTTGTAACGAACAACTTCTCTCAGTGCTCAGGAGAGGTGGCTCAGGGCGACAACTCTAGTTTTGCGCATGAGACCCCTTCGGGACCCTTGTCGACACAGTTAGCTGAGGGCCAGAAATGCAAAACCCTCTCCGCAGTTGGACTTGTCGTACTCCCAGGGATCGGCCAGATTGCAGCCTACGGCTTTCTGACGGCTTCGCTCGCCAGTCTCGCTGGCGCATTCAGCGCTGAGGCGGCGACAGGCAACCTTGTGGACACTCTCGTGCAAAACGGAATATCCGAACGAAGCGCGCACACTGTGTGTGAGGCGTTACGACGGGGCAGTACATTAGTCATCGTGAGATGTAGTGAAAAAGAACAAAAGATTGCCGAAGCGACGCTCGATGATTGGGCCCGGATCAACATTGATGCACGCCGTGATAGCTATATCGCAGAGGGATGGACGTTTTTCGACCATTTAAAACCAGCCATGAGCACTGATGAACTTCAGCGGGATCAACGGCTGAGATTGCAGGGTTACGAAAGATTTCCTCCGCAGAGCCGTTCCTAAGGTCTCTTAAACGCTTGGCCGATTTCAGGCCCCTTCCTGCCAAAAACGGGTTTTCCTCTTAAGCTCGCGTTCGTTCACACCCGGACATTTGGCGTTCAGCAGGGATTGTGATGTTCATTGGGGCCACCCCTCCTGCGATCCGCGATCACGAAAATCTCCCTTCTTGTCCATGGCCGAAAACAAATGGCCCTCGATACTCGAAAAGCGGGCGCAGCCCTCGATCACGAATTCGTTTTTGAGCTTCAACGCAAAAAACGCATTGCCGCAAAAATTATCGGATTCGTCGCCCTGCCCATCCGATTTTAATCGTGAAGTATATTACAGACGGAATGAGGAACAACGGTCCTTTCGTATGGTTAGGCGCAGGTCACACAAATTGTGGCAGTCACACCTACACAAATTGGGAAGGAACCGAAAAATGGCCCAGAACCATACACAGGGCGGAAGTCACGAACAGCACGTAAAGGCCGGTCAGCAGAGCCACAAGAATACTGACAAGCAGGCCAGTGACGCTAAAGGTCGCGACAATGATAAGCAATCCTCCTCACGTGGCGGTAGTCATGAGCAGCACGTGAAGGCGGGACAGCAGAGCCACAAAAACTCTTAACTCCCCAGGGGCAGCTTATGCTGCCCCAACCGGACACGCTTCCGGAAAGGCTAAAGCAATGTTTTGCCAGCCAAATTCAAACTATGTGTTACAAGCTGACGACCTTGTCGAGATGATACCGGCATTGCGTGCTTTCTCTCGAACCTTCTACAAAAATAAGGAGGATGCCGAGGATCTCGTTCAGGAAACCTTGATGAAAGCGATCGCAAAGAGGGAAAAATATGCTCCTTATTCACCGCTCAGGTCATGGCTTTTTACGATTATGAAGAACACGTTTTGCACACGTTTACGGGTTGAGAAGCGAGAGGCACCCGGACATGATGCCTGTGTTTCTCCGCAGTTGACGATAAGAGCGTCGCAAGAGTCTGCTCTGGAAGCAAAAGAAGTGCGGATGGCGCTAGAGGTCTTGCCGGAGAAATATCGTCGAGTTCTTATGCTTGTCGTCTTTGAAGGTAATTCTTACGACCGGACGGCCGACATCTGTTCATGCTCGGTAGGTACCGTGAAAAGTAGGTTGCACCGCGCACGTCACAAACTCCATGAGATCGTAGATGGGGTCAACTAGTCCGAGCACGTTGGAATTCCGTGAAAGTGCCAACAAAAAGCACAGTTCGCGCTTGAATTTCGTTCTAAGACATGGCCAATTGTTTGTAATGGCTCATACAATACGAGATGCAATGCATCTACTTGACGGAAAAAATGTTCTGATTTTCGAAAACGATTTCTTCTTGTCTGAAGAAGCGGAACGAAAGCTCGCTGACCTAGGTGTTATAATATCGGGTCCGTTTAACAGTCCAAGTCGGGTTTTAGACTACTTGGCCATTAATTCCGTCGACGCAGTTATCATGGATGTCACCCTTGAACCCGAAGAAGCGCTACCTGTAGTAGCCGTTTTAGATAAAAGCGGCATTCCTTTCATTTTCGCTCTCTCCAGCAATCCAAACCATGACGGTCGTCATTTTGCTGGTTTTATCTTGAGTGGAGAGGATGACGATCTTGCCGCAATTTCGACGGCTCTGTTTTGCAATCGCTCCAAGACGCACTGACGTCAATATGCTACTTTTAATTGTGTTTGATAAGACCGATTGATTGGTTTTAATCGCGTTTATTATCACTGTCATGTGCAACGCTCAGTGTGGTCGCGTTGCTCGTGGTGCAGTCGCTTGAGATTTGAACCAAAGAAGTTCAACCCGTGACTTGAATTCTCATCATCTCGCTTTGCCCAACTGCTCCAAGCGAGAAGTCGTTACTGTCTGCTATCGTACAGA contains these protein-coding regions:
- a CDS encoding transcriptional regulator encodes the protein MNFVLRHGQLFVMAHTIRDAMHLLDGKNVLIFENDFFLSEEAERKLADLGVIISGPFNSPSRVLDYLAINSVDAVIMDVTLEPEEALPVVAVLDKSGIPFIFALSSNPNHDGRHFAGFILSGEDDDLAAISTALFCNRSKTH
- a CDS encoding sigma-70 family RNA polymerase sigma factor; translation: MFCQPNSNYVLQADDLVEMIPALRAFSRTFYKNKEDAEDLVQETLMKAIAKREKYAPYSPLRSWLFTIMKNTFCTRLRVEKREAPGHDACVSPQLTIRASQESALEAKEVRMALEVLPEKYRRVLMLVVFEGNSYDRTADICSCSVGTVKSRLHRARHKLHEIVDGVN